The Aspergillus fumigatus Af293 chromosome 7, whole genome shotgun sequence genome includes the window TAGGGCACCAGATGCCTCGGCGGATATTATGCTTCGATAGTCAGGCGCCCCCTGGTAAAAACAGACTCGTTTATGCTGACCGGAAGGTAATCTTTCCATTGCAAGGTCCCCCATGTAAATGGAGATATTCAAGATCTAAGGCCACGGTCATTGTCAGCTGTCCAGAGGCTGTCCCGTAATATGGTAATACAAACATAGCCATGATCCTTGTAATCATTCTCGAGAAGGTTGTTTAACAAATGCTCGGCGGTGGTAATTTCAGTCCTCGACTCTACCTGCCATACCAGATGCAATCGGCGAGCCTTTATGGTCCGGGTGTAATAACCATAGATCATCGCCTTCATGTATggaattgctgctgcgaTCCCAAATCCACTTGCAATTACCAAAATACTTTCATAGTGTCTAACATCTTCACTCCTTCCATGAGGGCCAGTGAACAGGGCACAGAAAGAAACTGGGGTTTCTCCAGCCACGGTGGCGTAACGAGCAAGATCCGCAGATAGCCCACGGCATGGTTGCACAAGAAGTTCTATGGTATTCTGTGGACCTTTCGACCACGATGTGACTGTGAAAGGGTGTGTTTGTGCCCACGACCATAGACTAACTGCCGGCATCCACAGGTTGATATACTGCCCAGCTTCGAGTTGCACAGGTCAAGGCAAGGAAACGCGAACATGGGCAGCTGTCACAACAATATCCTCTTTGGATTTCGTTGTGCTGAACGACATCTCAGCCCTTAGAAATCCGCGACCCGCAAATAGCCCATTTCGATATAAAAGTAGCCCCAGCTAGAAGAGAAAGTTAAGTCCAAACACGCCCAATCCGACAAAGAAATAAATATTCGAGAGGCGGCTACGGCCTTGAAGGTGCTGCCAGGTGCCGTAGACAAagaggacggcgaggagctGATGTCCTCTGAGAAAAAGCTCATAAGACCATTGACGAAACCACGGAATGGAAAACACCGCAAGGGCCCCCAGTGAGATCCCAGCCTGTCGTATGTCAGTTGAATTAGGATGATAGCAGGGATAAGGCTTACAATCAAGGTAAAAAGGTTATGCAATTCACGAAGCGGAAATACGAATTTCTGTGTTtgaacaacaacaatgatgtGAAATAATAGCAGAGCAACGGACATCCAGCCAGTAGCCCGATGGATCCTACGACAAGTACTCCACTTGATACCTAGAGAGTCAGCTAGGTGGCTTAGATTGATGGTGGATAAAGGAAAAATCTGGTTGATTAAGGCTAGTTCTCCTGCCCGGCTGCCAGCATTAGTGAACGACTCTATTctgaagaagacaagaaagacgTTGATTGCAGCATATGATACGTGAAGGAAGACACTGGCTCCGGTCCATGGGCCCCAAGATCGATGTCTGTGAACAAGGGGAAAAAGTGCTAGATATTGGAAACAGGGAGCAGAAAATAACTCTGGCAGGTGGTTTCGTATAGAGAGAGCTTGGGTGACGAAAAGGCTAGCAAGTATGCCGCCGGAGGCAATCACGTAAATGGCCAAAATCTCCATAGTGTTCGAAAAATGCGACAAAGGGGGAAGCACaaagcaggaagaaggaaggaggGAGGTCATACAAATCAGACGGAATATATAACACAGATAACGATAGATGACAGCCTTGCCATGTTGGCTGCAGACAAAGAAAGTCCTTCTTCACACTGGGAGCCGACGCAGAAATAATCGGGGCCGCAGGCAAAAAGGTTTATTTGACCCCGGCACTTTATATCCTGGGATATTGAAGAAACCCCGCCATTGGAAACCCTGAAATGCCAGACCAGCAAGGGCAAAGTAGGGTTACTCGGAGAGTGCTTAAGCAGGACTATCAGGGTGAGTTGAGAGCAGAGAATAGCCTATCCCTATACagaggaaggagaattcAGCCGAGTGGGCAAACGGATGTAGACCAGAAATGCCAGTGGATAGAAGTGAAAACAAATGTGTATAATTGATCTATCCCCAAGAAAAGATGAGGTAGTATACTACCGGATTTTGTCATTTCCAACTGGCGTCTGTTCCCTCGGGCCATCAAACTTACGTCCTCAGAGCGTCATCCGCTAGCTTCTATAGCGTCCGATATTTCATCATGCGATACACCCGTACcaatggtgatgaggaaTGACTATAATGGTGGGAGTGACCTGGATAGTTATTGTTCGTTGGGTGGCATAAGACGATCTACCACCCGAAGTTGGAGTTAAAGGATGAATTATGGTCTACACACTTACAGTCTCGCTTACGTCACGTGATATTCACAAATATTTGCATTGTTTGCCATCTGTCAGGCTAACATTACTGAGGGAGTGGAACAGCAGATGAGGGATCTCATGGCTGCTGCATGTTTCAAGAGGTGCAAGTAACTCCCAAAATCATCGAAATAAACCAAACGCGAGGCCTTTACCTATAGTTGGGCGTTTTTGTGCGCCAGAACACATAATCCGCACTTTGAGCACAATTCTTGGTGCTTTGAGAAATAGGCGCCCTAATATCGCTAGTGCCAGAGCGTTCAACTTTGTGTGGGGCTTACTGAATCCAAGGACCCGACCAGACAGATGAACGACGAATGCATCACGCAGAAAGGTACCAGTGTACGTTAGGGATTGCGATCCGTCTGATGCACAGCGTTTATGGATAGCCCCACAGTGCTTGAGAATTGGATGCCGCCTAGATTGCCCTGCCCGCTGACTATTCACGCCCAGTTCAACTAAATGGCCTGACGGAGACACGAAGGTTCCAGAAAACGAAAGCAGCAGTATGCACGGGTCTCAATTGCTTCTGGGTTCAATGCTCACAAGGAAACAAGTATAAAGTTTCGTTAGCAAATCCCCGAGGAAGGTGCCGGTTTGATATTAATAAAATGATGGCTCCAAGGCTTTTCGTAACCAGTCATTCTACATGCCAGGCGTCGATAGAAGAATGTCCATCGAGAGTCGAGAATCGATGGCAGGGCCCGGGGCGGTAGATGCATGGCGGGTAGTCAATTTTGAAAGACCGAAACTGCCAGAGAACCTACAGCCTCTCATCACGGACAAGTTCGGCTTACTGTAACAAATCCTTACCGTAACATTTTCAACCCAGAccagctgaagaggagtTACGGTCACTTTGGAAAAGGGACGCCGTGCCCAGCCGAATATCTCTGGTGGCAGCAAACAGTCTCAGCTCTCTAACACATCCGGATTAGTCTGAGTTCCACATTCCAACGCCTGGCACTGGGGCTTCCATCCTAGACTATATCTCCAAACTTAACCATCGAAATTTTGCCCAGTTTCTCAGAGACTTGCGCCGTTAGCGGTTTTCGAGTTTCGTCATCCAACGAATGGCGCGGTCATCCGAAAACGTCCTATCAGGTGCCATGTTTCCAACTAACCTGTATAGCTATAGAATAACCGTATTTGATAGGTCAATATTCATCATTACCATACTTTCCCAAAAATCTGCGAAGGGGAGCTTTGCTAAAGGGGTTAGTGTGTTCTGAGCTAGGGTACCGGAAACGATCCAAGAGTATAAACATTTGTGCCGTGTTTGCAGTCGGCTGTACTTGATCCCTTGCCCTTATGTGTCATACGGAGTGATGCACGACACCAGATCTCTCTAGGTCATTCGTAGCCAAACCCCTTCGTTGACTCCCTTGGGCCTATCTTCATGACAGTTCCATTCTTTAAGGAAAGCACCAATAACACTCGCGCACGCACACACACGTGCACACACACATACACGCTTAGGACGAAAAAATGGAAGGAGGCAAAGGACATCCCAATCACATGCCCAGTCGGTTCTACGACACCTAGGCTGCATCTGGGATACGGAAAGGCCTCCAGTTGCTGTCGGTATTCGTGGAAAGGGTCCGAACTCGGCTTGAATTGAGCATTCGCCGCCCGTGATGGCCTGAGTGAATCGTGATCCGCTTGACTCTCTAACCATCTGTGGTCGGATTAGGATTCAATACTATTGCTGGCCATTGGCACCCCTTAAGCCGGTTGCGAACCACGATGGCCAATGGGATGTAAGGAATGACCGTCAACCCATTCCTGAGACACGAGCCCAAAGCCACTCAGAATGAATTGGAGTCGTATCGGATCTTGAAGGCTGTCCCAAATCGATTCAAGCCCAGCTTCAAGCCGTCCCCTATCAAGCAGGCCAGAAAACATTCTACTCCGAAGCACGATGATATACAGTGGCACCCAGCTTCGCCTTCCATGTCCGTGACATGCGAACTTGTTTTTGAACCCTAACGTGCCGAGACATGCTATCTGTATATGGTTAAACAGAAATACGATTTTTTGTTCGGATACTGAAACGCATAGGAAAAGACGAAGAGGCGTATGGATAAGCTGTATTGTGACGATACTAAAGATACACCTCTAATAACTACCAGGGTGTCACCTCAACTAATAACGCAACCTACAACTAAGGTACATCAATATATAAGGCCACAGCAAAATGGCACGAAACCTTGAGTCCTGGCAGTGTACAATGATTGTCCATATGATACGTAGCAAGAGAACACTAACTACATCGCAAATGGCCAAGGCTTGCAAAATGTTCCGAGCGTTCTATCACAAATATTCGCAAGGACATGCGGCAGTTTGGCACAGCCAGGTCCCCCTAAATCCGCACTGGCCAGGCACCATGCATCACCGCGTCAATGGTCGATGCCCTTTGCGACCATCTGATAGAAAAGCCAGGCCTCTACGTAGAAGAAATGGCCGTCATTTTATGGGATGAGTTTAATATactgccatcatcgtcaactATCCAATGAGCCCTGTCCCGGGAGGGCTGgatgaaaaagaaatgtCAGCAGAGGGCAAAGGAATGGAGCCCTAAGCTATGAGATTTCTATCAACATATATTATCCAAGTTTCACTCCTACCATTTGGTCTTCGTTGATGAGTCTGGGTGTGACAATGGATTGGATTTAGGCGAAAGTGGTTGGGCTCCATTTGGGGTGACATCTGTCTAAATATCAAAATTTCATCGGGGCCAACGCTACCAGATTCTACCTGCATATGCTCAAGGTGGCATCATGATGGCTCATATCTTTAAATGTTTAGCTGATGCCGAATTGACTTCCCAAAAGGCCAGATACCCCTAATTCTGCCAGCGATGCTTCCACTAATCAAAGACCGATTATGCCGGGCGGTAAGGCTACTTCAGGAAGGCGGTAGCAGAAGGGGTGTCTGGACTTTTGCGCAgtcaaggtacggagtaatatAGGAGTGAACGGTTAAAAGGCCACGATCGTGTGTGGCTTTTGGAGGGAGAATCTGGGTCTTTTCACCTAGCGCTTTGGACACCATGACGGTAGCTAAATCAGGCTTAGCGTGCCTTCCATTAATACGTGTACATACACAAGTACGGCTGGCGCATAAAATCATGGGGCAAAGGGTATAAATCGGCTTTGAATGATCAGTTAAAGGTCGTCCTCCTATCTGATTTTCTCCCAACAGATACACTGTTGTCAAACGTGACAGAATTTTAATCGTCCACGATGCCAAAGAAATCTGGAGCCAAGTGTACTGAAATCGACTGCGACTTACTCGTTCAACAACCAGATGCTCTAGTCGGGGTAAGAAAAGGCTCCGTCCTAGAAGGTGGAGGTGGCTTTCTCACACGTAAGACGCACGTGCAACACATACGAGATCAGCTTCGTTGTTAATATGGCCCAGCACTGATCTTGCATCCTTTTTCATCAACATTTGTTTGATCTCGACCGCACCCACGGCACAGTTTCTTCCCATCCAAGCGTCTCACACCCTTCAACCGAAGACATGCTCATTGCGTCTCAAACCCCGCCTATCCTCTCCATGCAAGAAGCTTACCTCGTTCCCTATGGAGCCATTGGATTTGCCAGCGACATAGTCACCGTGTATATGGCGACCTGCCTTCTCTACGGTCGCGCACCGCTCTGCCCAGCAAGACAGATCCGCAACACAGGCTCTGCTAAATTTCTTATTGGTTTCTGGATCTTCAACCTCTATGTGATGAACAAATACAACATTGAGCAATGCTGGCAGTACTGGGAGCTGGTGTTAATAAACGTCAGCAATGGCGTGATGGGTGCCCTCGTCGCGCTAGTTGGGTTTTTCTTGGTCGGTTCATGGGATCCTCCGGTCAAAGGCGAAGCCAAGAAAAATGACCCAGAATCTTCGCCAGCCCTGGGGGCTGTGTCGCTATCTActccggaagaagaggcagcCGTGCCTAACGAGCGAATTTGCGACTCTGCAAGGAAATATGGCACTATGGCTGATATGCCATCCTCTGGGCTCAACGGGCTCAGCAGGATCAGCTCGTCAAATACACAAGGGCAGAGTAATAGCACATGCGACGTATGTCCACAGATGAGTGAAGTTACGCGAGAACTGAGCAGCATGGCAAACGAGCCTGCGCAACCCGTGGATAAGTTCAAGTTTGTGTACCTCGCGGTC containing:
- a CDS encoding ferric reductase family protein; this encodes MEILAIYVIASGGILASLFVTQALSIRNHLPELFSAPCFQYLALFPLVHRHRSWGPWTGASVFLHVSYAAINVFLVFFRIESFTNAGSRAGELALINQIFPLSTINLSHLADSLGIKWSTCRRIHRATGWMSVALLLFHIIVVVQTQKFVFPLRELHNLFTLIAGISLGALAVFSIPWFRQWSYELFLRGHQLLAVLFVYGTWQHLQGRSRLSNIYFFVGLGYINLWMPAVSLWSWAQTHPFTVTSWSKGPQNTIELLVQPCRGLSADLARYATVAGETPVSFCALFTGPHGRSEDVRHYESILVIASGFGIAAAIPYMKAMIYGYYTRTIKARRLHLVWQVESRTEITTAEHLLNNLLENDYKDHGYGAPDYRSIISAEASGALIKRQPGDPLKGLTNIRDGQRRTLVMGKCLSHQFWILIT